The Amycolatopsis nigrescens CSC17Ta-90 genomic interval GTAGTGCACGTGTACACCGGGCCTGGCTCGGGCGATGCCGAGGCCGGGCAGGGCCAGGCCGATCCTGGTACCGCCGGCCAGCACCCACACCACCCACGGTGTACCGCCGATGCTCCAGCGGTCGAGCACCTCGAAGCCGAGCACGCCGGTGTAGAAGCTCTCGGCCTCGCCGAGGTCGCGTACCTCCAGCATCAGTTCGTTGACCCCGGTGGTGGGTGGTGTCACAGCCATGAGATCCCTCCAGCGTCATATCTCTATATAGTGCATTACCGATATTCTAATATTGGAGGCTACCTATATACGGGGCTCAGGGGCAAGGGGTCAGCGCACGAGGCGGAAGAAGGTGTGCAGCTCGTCGACGAACAGGTGCGGCTGCTCGAACGCGGCGAAGTGGCCGCCATCTAGTGGCTCAGGCGATGACTCAGCTCATGAGCCCGATGCGGACTCCTGACGCGACATTTTGTCCAGGTCGCGTTTGCAGAACCCGTGGTGAGCCCATTCCTCGTTGAGCACGGTACCGAGGCATTGCCGCACTGCCCGCCCCTTGGCGTACGGGGGCCATCTGTCGTCGTCGGGCACCGGCGCGGTCTGCGCGAGCTGATCAGGCGTGACCTCGGCCAGCCACGTCTCGATCCTCGAAGCCTGCCGGTTGCGCACGGTGAGCACCTCGTCGAGGCTCGGTTGGGCGGACGGGTCGAGCTCGTTCTCCTGGTCCATGACGAACGGTGGACCCAGTCCCATGGCCGTGAACGGCTCGGTGAGCCCGAGCACGCAGCGCCGGAACCAGGAGTCGTGCACGAAGACAAGGTGACGGAGGGTTTCGACCATCGACCACTCGCCGTCGACGCCGTGATGCTCGCTGTTCTCGGGCATGGACCGGACGCGCTCGGTGGTCGCCGCCCAGTCTTCCCGCAGTTGCCGCCAGGCCTGTCGCAGGTCGGCCGGTTCATCGGAGCGGATCAGCAACCGCACCGGGTGGCGGCGGTCGAGCTCCGACTCGACGTACGACATGACCTCGACCCCGTTGACCACGAGATTGGTGACCAGGCCGTCGATCTCAACGTCCTGCATGACCACGCCGACCAGTCGGGCTCTGCTCAGGTCGCACTCGCGGAACTCCGCGCCGGTGAGGTCCTCGTCGTCGAAGCGTCGCATGCGGACAGACTAGGCGGCATCGCACCCGCAATGCGCGACTTTGCCGCGTGGAGTACGCCGTCGGGGCCGTCGTAGGTGGTGAGGCAGTGGTCGAAGTCGGCGCGCCATTCCGCTGGGGCGAAGGGGAAGTCGCTGCTGTAGAGGATGTGGCCGGGTTCGGCGAAGGCGAGCAGGGAAGGCAGGGCCGTGGGGGCTGGCGGACAGGCGGTGTCGAAGTAGAAGCGGCGTAGCCCGGCCATGGTGTCGAACGGGAAGCCCAGCAGCGGGCTCGGCAGGCCGGCCAGTTGCGGGATCGGTGGTTCGGTCGGGTGCGCGAAAACCACGGCGTCCCGCGAGTCCAGTTCCGTCCAGAGCGGCTCGTACGGCCGGGCACGTCGTTCGATTCTGGCGTGCGGCACCGGATCGTGTGGTGCGCTCGGGTAAGCCGGCGCATCCGGCGGTCGTACCGGTGGAGGACTTCGTGCAAGCCCAGCTCAAGCGCAAGACCAAGGCCTCAGATGGCCTGCGAACAGCACGGAAGTCGGAGCGGGCCGGACACGCTCACGCCAGGTTCTCCCGCGCTGGCAACGCATCCGCCCACGATCTACCTCCGTGAGGATCCACTGCGGGACGCGGTGAACGGGTGGCTCGGCACCCTGTTCGACCGTGACAACGTGGACCGGACCATTCGCGAGTTGGTCGGATCTCAGGGCGGCACCGGTCAAC includes:
- a CDS encoding DinB family protein produces the protein MRRFDDEDLTGAEFRECDLSRARLVGVVMQDVEIDGLVTNLVVNGVEVMSYVESELDRRHPVRLLIRSDEPADLRQAWRQLREDWAATTERVRSMPENSEHHGVDGEWSMVETLRHLVFVHDSWFRRCVLGLTEPFTAMGLGPPFVMDQENELDPSAQPSLDEVLTVRNRQASRIETWLAEVTPDQLAQTAPVPDDDRWPPYAKGRAVRQCLGTVLNEEWAHHGFCKRDLDKMSRQESASGS